Proteins encoded within one genomic window of Theobroma cacao cultivar B97-61/B2 chromosome 7, Criollo_cocoa_genome_V2, whole genome shotgun sequence:
- the LOC18507178 gene encoding systemin receptor SR160, protein MNLEMNNFYGKVPDSFANNLLRNLLLNDNQLEGLLPRSLANCSSLEVLNLRNKLTDTFPYWLSSLPRLRVLILRSNRLHGTRELISLQALNLSNNNLTGPIPPSFGNTIALESLDLSSNKLGGRIPSQLTNLTFLAVSNLSQNALVGPIPHGKQFDTFENDSYSRNLRLCGLPLSKQCGNDEEPKLPVPMPKEDEGFEIAFIWKVVMMGYGCGVVLGLSMGYIVFTTGRPWWLSEWLRQIGKTLLLSGFAETEEDETSTTSTSCIGEFFLPK, encoded by the exons ATGAATTTGGagatgaataatttttatggcAAAGTCCCTGATTCTTTTGCAAATAATTTGTTAAGAAATCTTCTCCTCAATGACAACCAATTGGAAGGATTACTACCGCGATCCTTGGCAAATTGTAGTTCTTTAGAAGTTTTGAATTTAAGGAACAAGTTAACTGATACCTTTCCCTATTGGTTAAGTTCACTGCCAAGGTTGCGAGTTCTTATTTTGCGATCCAATAGATTGCATG GAACTCGGGAACTTATTTCGCTCCAAGCACTCAACTTGTCTAACAACAACTTGACTGGTCCTATCCCACCATCTTTCGGAAACACGATTGCACTTGAATCATTAGATCTCTCGTCAAACAAGCTTGGTGGTAGAATTCCTTCCCAATTGACGAATCTGACATTCCTTGCAGTGTCAAATCTTTCACAAAATGCTCTTGTGGGACCAATTCCCCATGGGAAGCAATTTGATACTTTTGAGAATGATTCTTATAGCAGAAACTTGAGATTGTGTGGCCTCCCACTGTCAAAGCAATGTGGCAACGATGAGGAGCCAAAACTGCCGGTACCAATGCCTAAGGAAGATGAAGGTTTTGAAATAGCCTTTATTTGGAAAGTTGTAATGATGGGCTATGGATGTGGAGTGGTGTTAGGATTGAGCATGGGATACATTGTGTTCACAACAGGAAGACCATGGTGGTTATCAGAATGGTTGAGACAGATTGGCAAAACATTGTTACTAAGTGGATTCGCAGAAACAGAGGAAGACGAAACTAGCACTACATCCACATCATGCATAGGTGAGTTTTTTTTGCCAAAGTAG
- the LOC108662746 gene encoding receptor-like protein 12, which translates to MGKVVSMLYRILCLLLAFLHFQVHCSLSSPSSFLHSAHLCLPEQRAALLEFKNAISLDDYCGPVYSNYPRTSSWNESTDCCSWDGVSCHTVTGHVIGIDLSNSCLYGTLPANSSLFHLQRLQWLDLSSNNLHGSFLENSSLFHRQGLQQLNLAFNDFNGSISSELFNQLVSLTHLNLSYNSFSDLIPYEISLLSKLVSLDLSNNGLRFDSQGFDMLARNLTELRNFIIDSVDMSDAAIPSFMNLTPSLESLSLTDCQLDGELSSEVFSLPYLQHIDLGWNQNLTGYLPKTDLSNAIKLLDLSFCRFRGSIPASFGNLTQIIFLDFSRNDFGGQIPDTFGNLNKLTFLSFSFCNFCGQLPTTMFNLTELTHLDLSHNRLEGSLPNHVSELQLLEDISINNNLISGGVPSWLFTLLSLRRLDLSYNKLTGPIDQIQKPNSLEYIDLSSNDIHGSIPNSFFDLVSLETLDLSSNNLSGVIRSNMLAKLKNRTDLHLSNNSLLSLSTSGNDVNYSFPQLVKVSFSSCSIRQFPSFFRTSTLELLDLSNNKIHGRISKWEAEGWERLSVLNLSYNFLTTLEQFPAGKNIQVLDLQSNMLQGPILSTCLNLQNPNLTQVLVVFLISKNKMTENIPQLICNWSSLMVLD; encoded by the exons ATGGGAAAGGTAGTTAGCATGTTGTATCGAATCCTTTGCCTGCTTTTAGCATTCTTGCATTTCCAGGTCCATTGTTCATTGAGTTCCCCttcctcttttcttcattcAGCTCATTTATGCCTCCCAGAACAGAGAGCTGCCTTGCTCGAATTCAAAAACGCCATTTCTCTAGATGATTATTGTGGGCCAGTTTATTCTAATTACCCAAGGACAAGTTCTTGGAATGAAAGCACGGATTGCTGTTCATGGGATGGAGTCAGTTGCCACACGGTGACGGGTCATGTCATTGGCATTGACCTCAGTAACAGCTGCCTTTACGGTACTCTCCCTGCAAACAGCAGCCTCTTCCACCTTCAAAGACTTCAATGGCTCGATCTTAGTTCCAACAATCTTCATGGCTCTTTTCTTGAAAACAGCAGCCTCTTCCACCGTCAAGGACTCCAACAACTCAACCTTGCTTTCAACGATTTCAATGGCTCTATCTCATCAGAgttatttaatcaattagtgAGTTTGACCCATCTTAATCTCTCCTATAATTCATTCTCTGACTTAATCCCATATGAAATCAGTCTCCTGTCAAAATTGGTTTCACTCGATCTTTCCAATAATGGTTTGAGAT TTGATAGTCAAGGTTTTGACATGCTTGCACGCAACTTAACTGAATTAAGAAACTTTATCATTGACTCTGTAGATATGTCTGATGCTGCAATTCCTTCCTTTATGAACTTGACTCCATCTCTGGAAAGCTTGAGTCTTACTGATTGTCAACTAGATGGAGAACTTTCAAGTGAAGTGTTTAGCCTTCCATACCTCCAGCACATAGATTTAGGTTGGAATCAAAATCTCACAGGTTATCTCCCTAAGACAGACTTGAGTAATGCCATTAAGTTGTTGGACCTTTCCTTTTGCCGTTTTAGAGGGTCAATTCCCGCATCATTTGGAAATCTCACTCAAATCATCTTTCtagatttttcaagaaatgaTTTTGGAGGACAGATTCCTGATACTTTTGGAAACCTTaataaattgacttttttgtcattttctttctgCAATTTTTGTGGTCAACTTCCAACAACTATGTTCAACCTCACAGAACTTACCCACCTGGATTTGTCACATAATCGATTAGAAGGTTCCCTACCAAATCATGTTAGTGAGCTTCAATTGCTAGAAGATATTAGCATTAACAATAACCTTATAAGTGGTGGAGTACCATCTTGGCTGTTTACTTTGCTATCTTTGAGAAGGTTAGATCTCAGCTATAACAAGCTCACTGGTCCAATTGACCAAATTCAGAAGCCTAATTCTCTtgaatatattgatttgaGTTCTAATGACATTCATGGATCAATACCAAATTCCTTTTTTGATCTTGTGAGCCTTGAAACGCTTGATCTTTCCTCAAACAACTTGAGTGGTGTCATCAGGTCAAATATGCTTGCAAAACTCAAAAATCGTACGGATCTTCATCTTTCAAATAATAGTTTACTATCTTTAAGCACAAGCGGCAATGATGTTAACTATTCCTTCCCTCAACTTGTTAAAGTGTCATTCTCTTCTTGTAGCATAAGACAGTTCCCAAGTTTCTTTCGAACATCAACTTTGGAGCTTTTAGATCTTTCCAATAACAAGATTCATGGTAGAATTTCCAAATGGGAAGCAGAAGGGTGGGAACGATTGAGTGTGTTGAACCTTTCTTACAACTTTCTGACCACCTTGGAGCAATTTCCAGCCGGAAAGAATATTCAAGTTCTTGACCTTCAGTCCAACATGCTTCAAGGGCCGATTCTCTCAACGTGCTTGAATCTTCAAAATCCAAATCTAACACAAGTTTTGGTTGTATTCTTAATTTCGAAGAATAAAATGACCGAAAATATCCCTCAATTGATTTGCAATTGGAGTTCGCTTATGGTTCTTGATTAA
- the LOC18507166 gene encoding LOW QUALITY PROTEIN: rab3 GTPase-activating protein regulatory subunit (The sequence of the model RefSeq protein was modified relative to this genomic sequence to represent the inferred CDS: inserted 1 base in 1 codon; substituted 1 base at 1 genomic stop codon), translating into MSKRSHHHLTDLXCIAGEDLSEFGAAKEGWLAPDASTTLLCALDAHSLAIANRSLILIIGWSDPDEFRAKIRPDLSPIEAEHITAVEWLVFYEIKAIAVGTFRGFIMVYTLRADLIHRQMVYPGRIVKLRVRGTKKDLTQDISSEEVCVVIPGVIARFDGSDIQSSQRYYCAVTIGDDAVISAFRLSEDRTCSLIGVILSKVVPATFSTIASFSKMIWRSEQMPKRKSEEKPQSFARASPLTCLKDHPRKGEKLTLSPSGTLAAITDSLGRILLLDTQTLVVVRLWKGYCDASCFFMEMLVNKEAIGSGCSYYEPGKSDYCLCLAIHARRKGIVEVWQMXTRPRLLSIQCAKGCRLLQPTSRFGSSLDSPYVPLEVVLLNGDSGQLSVLNRFLN; encoded by the exons ATGTCGAAGCGGAGCCACCATCACTTGACGGATC GGTGCATCGCCGGCGAAGACTTGTCCGAGTTCGGCGCTGCCAAGGAAGGATGGCTAGCCCCTGACGCCAGCACCACTCTTCTATGTGCTCTCGACGCCCATTCTCTCGCCATCGCTAACCGATCTCTTATTCTCATCATCGGATGGTCCGACCCGGATGAGTTTCGTGCCAAGATCCGACCCGATCTGTCACCTATAGAGGCCGAGCACATCACGGCCGTAGAGTGGCTGGTTTTCTATGAGATTAAAGCGATTGCAGTTGGGACCTTTCGAGGGTTTATCATGGTTTACACTTTGCGAGCTGATTTGATTCATAGACAa atGGTATATCCAGGACGCATCGTAAAGTTAAGAGTCCGTGGAACTAAGAAAGATCTAACACAAGATATATCTTCAGAGGAGGTCTGTGTTGTCATACCTGGTGTAATTGCTCGTTTTGATGGATCTGATATTCAG TCAAGTCAACGTTACTATTGTGCAGTCACCATTGGAGATGATGCTGTGATCTCAGCTTTCAG ACTTTCAGAAGATAGGACCTGTTCCTTGATAGGAGTTATTTTGTCAAAAGTTGTGCCTGCAACATTTTCCACAATTGCTTCTTTTTCTAAAATGATATGGCGGAGTGAACAAATGCCAAAGAGGAAGTCAGAAGAGAAGCCTCAATCATTTGCTCGAG CTTCTCCTTTGACATGTTTGAAGGATCACCcaagaaaaggggaaaagcTCACCTTATCACCCAGTGGCACTTTGGCTGCTATTACAGATTCACTTGGTCGTATATTGCTCTTAGATACTCAGACACTTGTAGTAGTGCGACTATGGAAG GGATATTGTGATGCAAGCTGCTTCTTCATGGAAATGTTAGTCAATAAGGAGGCTATAGGGTCAGGTTGCTCTTACTATGAACCAGGAAAGAGTGACTACTGCCTctgtttagccattcatgcacgTCGAAAAGGAATTGTTGAG GTCTGGCAGATGTGAACCAGACCACGTCTCCTAAGCATCCAGTGTGCTAAAGGTTGCAGATTATTACAGCCAACTTCCCGATTTGGATCATCATTGGACTCTCCTTATGTTCCTCTGGAAGTTGTTTTGTTAAACGGAGACTCTGGTCAACTGTCAGTGTTGAATCGCTttcttaattga
- the LOC18507175 gene encoding rab3 GTPase-activating protein non-catalytic subunit codes for MSKRSYHPLTDLGCIAGEDLSEFGAGKEGWLAPDASPTHLCALDAHSLAIANRSLILILGWSDTDEPRVQIRPELSPIEAEHITAIEWLVFDEIKVIAVGTSRGFILVYSVRGDLIHRQMVYPGRIVKLRVRGTKKDLTQDISSEEVCVVIPGVIARFDGSDIKSMLQRWFQETHSRFWDQKPKKDSEDIGNSYGRLPYQLWNVNKYGTCVDAAITGIMPPPLMELQSNQRYYCAVTIGDDAVISAFRLSEDRNRSLVGAILSKVVPATFSTIASFSKMIWRSEQTPKRKSEEKPQSFARASPLTCLKDHPRKGEKLTLSPSGTLAAITDSLGRILLLDTQALVVVRLWKGYRDASCFFMEMLVNKEAIGSGSSYYEPGKSDYCLCLAIHAPRKGIVEVWQMRTGPRLLTIQCAKGCRLLQPTYRFGSSLDSPYVPLEVFLLNGDSGQLSVLNRFLN; via the exons ATGTCGAAGCGGAGCTACCATCCCTTGACGGATCTCGGCTGCATCGCCGGTGAAGACTTGTCCGAGTTTGGCGCTGGCAAGGAAGGATGGCTAGCCCCTGACGCCAGCCCCACTCACCTCTGTGCTCTCGACGCCCATTCTCTCGCCATCGCTAACCGATCACTTATTCTCATCCTCGGATGGTCCGACACGGATGAGCCTCGGGTCCAGATCCGTCCCGAACTGTCACCTATCGAGGCCGAGCACATCACGGCCATAGAGTGGCTGGTTTTCGATGAGATTAAAGTGATTGCGGTTGGGACCTCTCGAGGGTTCATCTTGGTTTACTCTGTGCGTGGTGATTTGATTCATAGACAG atGGTATATCCAGGACGCATTGTAAAGTTAAGAGTCCGTGGAACTAAGAAAGATCTGACACAAGATATATCTTCAGAGGAAGTTTGTGTTGTCATACCTGGTGTAATTGCTCGTTTTGATGGGTCTGATATAAAG AGTATGCTTCAAAGGTGGTTTCAAGAAACACATTCCCGTTTTTGGGATCAGAAACCAAAGAAAGATTCAGAGGATATTGGAAACTCTTATGGGAGATTACCTTACCAGTTATGGAATGTTAATAAGTATGGGACATGTGTTGATGCAGCAATCACTGGCATAATGCCACCCCCTCTCATGGAACTCCAG TCAAATCAACGTTACTATTGTGCAGTCACTATTGGAGATGATGCTGTGATCTCAGCTTTCAG ACTTTCAGAAGATAGGAACCGTTCTTTGGTAGGAGCTATTTTGTCAAAAGTTGTGCCTGCAACATTTTCCACAATTGCTTCTTTTTCTAAAATGATATGGCGGAGTGAACAAACACCAAAGAGGAAGTCAGAAGAGAAGCCTCAATCGTTTGCTCGAG CTTCTCCTTTGACATGTTTGAAGGATCACCcaagaaaaggggaaaagcTCACCTTATCACCCAGTGGCACTTTGGCTGCTATTACAGATTCACTTGGTCGTATATTGCTCTTAGATACTCAGGCACTTGTAGTAGTGCGACTATGGAAG GGATATCGTGATGCAAGCTGCTTCTTCATGGAAATGTTAGTCAATAAGGAGGCTATAGGGTCAGGTTCCTCTTACTATGAACCAGGAAAGAGTGACTACTGCCTctgtttagccattcatgcaccTCGAAAAGGAATTGTTGAG GTCTGGCAGATGAGAACCGGACCACGTCTTCTAACCATCCAGTGTGCTAAAGGTTGCAGATTGTTACAGCCAACTTACCGGTTTGGATCATCATTGGACTCTCCTTATGTTCCTCTGGAAGTTTTTTTGTTAAACGGAGACTCTGGTCAACTATCAGTGTTGAATCGCTttcttaattga
- the LOC108662864 gene encoding uncharacterized protein LOC108662864 isoform X2, producing the protein MSLASTSVPAAFMALSMITVVSSTFKDSNDSTSISTNLMALFLKTAASSTFKDSNDSTLLTTISMALSHRSYLINMSDVALPSFLNLTSSLERLSLRDCQLHGEFPR; encoded by the exons ATGTCATTGGCATCGACCTCAGTGCCAGCTGCCTTTATGGCACTCTCCATGATAACAGTAGTCTCTTCCACCTTCAAGGACTCCAACGACTCGACCTCAATTTCAACAAACTTGATGGCTCTCTTCTTGAAAACAGCAGCCTCTTCCACCTTCAAGGACTCCAACGACTCAACCTTGCTCACAACAATTTCAATGGCTCTATCTCATCGAAGTTATTTAATCA ATATGTCTGATGTTGCACTTCCTTCCTTTCTGAACTTGACTTCATCTCTGGAACGTTTGAGTCTCAGAGATTGTCAACTACATGGGGAATTTCCAA GGTGA
- the LOC108662864 gene encoding receptor like protein 30-like isoform X1, translated as MGRVFGLLFQILLLHFQVYRPLSTPSSFLDSAHLCLPEQRAVLLEFKNTISLDDYCDDYPRTNSWNESTDCCSWDGVSCHVVTGHVIGIDLSASCLYGTLHDNSSLFHLQGLQRLDLNFNKLDGSLLENSSLFHLQGLQRLNLAHNNFNGSISSKLFNQYV; from the exons ATGGGAAGGGTATTTGGGTTGTTATTCCAAATCCTTCTCTTGCATTTTCAGGTCTATCGGCCATTGAGTACCCCTTCCTCTTTTCTTGATTCAGCTCATTTATGCCTCCCAGAACAGAGAGCTGTCTTACTCGAATTCAAAAACACCATTTCTCTGGATGATTATTGTGATGATTACCCAAGAACAAATTCTTGGAATGAAAGCACGGATTGCTGCTCATGGGATGGAGTCAGTTGCCACGTGGTGACTGGTCATGTCATTGGCATCGACCTCAGTGCCAGCTGCCTTTATGGCACTCTCCATGATAACAGTAGTCTCTTCCACCTTCAAGGACTCCAACGACTCGACCTCAATTTCAACAAACTTGATGGCTCTCTTCTTGAAAACAGCAGCCTCTTCCACCTTCAAGGACTCCAACGACTCAACCTTGCTCACAACAATTTCAATGGCTCTATCTCATCGAAGTTATTTAATCA ATATGTCTGA